In the Helianthus annuus cultivar XRQ/B chromosome 11, HanXRQr2.0-SUNRISE, whole genome shotgun sequence genome, one interval contains:
- the LOC110877897 gene encoding E3 ubiquitin-protein ligase PRT1 isoform X3, producing MEEEGKESEQVSDHFIDLLYKPIVLVCGHVTCLWCCYQSMDKRGQSHCPLCRHPYRHFPAICRTLDIFLNKMYPISYDRRKKQTLDDEQQNSLGFALDEELSIVDQPSEDNLTASTSSADENKSNDGKSGGGYCYKQVTVADVLCTACKQLLFQPVALNCGHVYCEACITIPEDGVIKCHSCECQHPSGFPNVCKELDYVLEEQFPSEYTLRKSSTQLSQKRNLFEEVNEQGSEFAYPSGENFLQWWAVHGSKYHPGHGCDMCGMCPIIGDRYECKDCKGKRSYDLCGDCQKTGRKVPGRFNQKHTSQHRLEMVKAVINQDVIYRLLSGQLALLSASRNPTLEFASSSLDVDGDGPTESAIDSRGQSSNQTAV from the exons ATGGAAGAAGAAGGCAAGGAATCGGAGCAGGTTTCTGATCATTTTAT AGACCTTCTATACAAACCCATTGTTCTAG TTTGTGGCCATGTCACCTGCCTCTGGTGCTGCTACCAATCCATGGATAAGAGGGGTCAATCTCACTGTCCATTATGCAGGCACCCTTATCGTCATTTTCCCGCCATCTGTCGGACGCTAGAcatttttctcaacaaaatgtatcCAATTTCCTACGATAGAAGGAAAAAACAGACACTTG ATGATGAACAACAAAACTCGTTAGGGTTTGCACTGGATGAAGAACTAAGCATTGTGGACCAGCCTTCTGAAGATAATTTGACAGCAAGTACTTCTTCCGCCGACGAAAATAAATCAAATGATGGGAAATCGGGTGGTGGATATTGTTATAAGCAGGTAACGGTTGCTGACGTGCTCTGTACTGCGTGCAAGCAACTGCTATTTCAGCCCGTTGCTCTTAACTGTGGGCACG TTTACTGTGAGGCGTGCATCACCATCCCAGAAGACGGTGTGATTAAATGTCATAGCTGTGAATGTCAACATCCAAGTGGATTTCCAAATGTCTGCAAGGAGCTTGATTACGTATTGGAGGAACAATTTCCATCAGAATACACGCTTAGAAAAAGCAGTACGCAGCTCTCCCAAAAAAGAAATCTGTTCGAAG AAGTGAATGAGCAAGGTTCCGAGTTTGCATATCCATCCGGAGAGAATTTTCTTCAATGGTGGGCTGTTCATGGTTCTAAATATCATCCAGGGCATGGTTGCGATATGTGTGGG ATGTGTCCAATAATTGGAGATAGATATGAGTGTAAAGATTGCAAGGGAAAAAGAAGTTATGATCTTTGTGGAGATTGCCAGAAAACAGGTAGAAAGGTTCCTGGCAGGTTTAATCAGAAACATACCTCCCAACACCGGCTTGAGATGGTGAAAGCAGTCATAAACCAAGATGTTATCTACAGATTGTTAAGTGGACAGTTGGCCCTTCTTTCTGCATCTCGTAATCCAACTCTAGAATTTGCATCTTCTTCTCTTGATGTAGATGGTGATGGTCCAACAGAATCTGCAATTGACTCAAGAGGTCAAAGTAGCAACCAAACTGCTGTGTGA